A window of Kribbella amoyensis contains these coding sequences:
- a CDS encoding VOC family protein produces the protein MPTGIWHTGLHVSDLDRSIAFYRDVLGLELVHVQDQDNPYTRKLVGYPDARLRVAQLAVPGERPGVSSHDVELVQYLAPAGTRQDPARYHPGSAHLAFVVHDLRATYDRMTAAGVRFVSPPNRIEAGVNLGGWCCYLLDPDDITLELVQPPPHRLTDTLEDA, from the coding sequence ATGCCCACCGGAATCTGGCACACCGGCCTGCACGTGAGCGACCTGGACCGCTCGATCGCGTTCTACCGCGACGTACTCGGGCTCGAGCTGGTCCACGTCCAGGACCAGGACAACCCGTACACCCGCAAGCTGGTCGGGTACCCGGACGCCCGGCTGCGGGTCGCCCAGCTCGCCGTCCCGGGGGAGCGGCCGGGCGTCAGCAGCCACGACGTCGAGCTCGTCCAGTACCTCGCGCCGGCCGGGACCCGGCAGGACCCGGCCCGGTACCACCCGGGCTCGGCGCATCTCGCGTTCGTGGTCCACGATCTGCGCGCGACCTACGACCGGATGACGGCAGCCGGGGTCCGGTTCGTGTCACCGCCGAACCGGATCGAGGCCGGCGTCAACCTGGGCGGCTGGTGCTGCTACCTGCTGGACCCCGACGACATCACGCTGGAACTGGTGCAGCCGCCGCCGCACCGGCTGACGGACACCTTGGAGGACGCGTGA
- a CDS encoding glycosyl hydrolase family 95 catalytic domain-containing protein, giving the protein MTEFTRRQVLRTAGAAAGTAIAAGTLTDPLSAAAETTGTAAGVPGSDTNPLKLWYSQPAVEWLQALAIGNGRLGAMVYGGTGTERLQLNEDSVWAGGPHQYDDPMGREVLPEIRRLIAEEQYLEAQNLADEHFMGRPTEQMQYQPVGDLELTFPGIDGVTGYRRELDLTTAITSVSYEAGGVRYSREVFVSHPAQILVMRLTADQDASISFSATFTTPQAATVEGYDATTLALNGISGEAEGLKGEVKFSALLRAFAEGGSTTVADGKLTVTGADEVTLLLSIGTSYRNYLDVSDDQLAKALAPLTKVGRPAYGKIRQEHVADYRRLFGRLDIDLGTSEAIALPTDQRITAFRNGGDPQLAALYYQFGRYLLISSSRSPGQPANLQGIWSYKMLPEWQSKFTLNINAEMNYWPAGPANLAECWDPMFQMIAELAESGARTAELMYDAPGWVAHHNTDGWRGTAPVDFAYYGVWPTGGAWLSLLFWERYEYTGDVAMLRQFYPVLRGSVEFFLDQLQTDAATGYLVTSPSHSPELKHHDYDNVGVSICAGPTMDSEILHDLFKVFGQAAALLGEDAAMATQAAAARAKLPPIQIGFLGQIQEWLIDWEEAATETSRHVSHLWAVFPSDQITPRRTPELADAARKSLELRGPAVTAGWSLAWKLNLRARLLEPDNAYKHLTQLLAPGRTAPNMFDLHPPFQIDGNFGGVSGLTEMVLQSHSGEVALLPCLPSAFGEGRISGLRARGGFEIELAWSGGKLTGARIKSLLGNRLRLRTPQRVDVKSTKGPVAFARPEDGVVEFRTQAGVDYLIEPRA; this is encoded by the coding sequence ATGACCGAATTCACCCGACGCCAGGTCCTCCGGACCGCCGGCGCCGCCGCCGGCACGGCCATCGCCGCCGGCACCCTGACCGATCCGCTGTCCGCCGCCGCCGAGACGACCGGGACCGCCGCCGGCGTCCCCGGCAGTGACACCAACCCGCTGAAGCTCTGGTACTCCCAGCCCGCTGTCGAGTGGCTCCAAGCGCTTGCCATCGGCAACGGACGGCTCGGCGCCATGGTGTACGGCGGCACCGGCACCGAACGCCTGCAGCTGAACGAGGACTCCGTGTGGGCCGGCGGCCCGCACCAGTACGACGACCCGATGGGCCGCGAGGTACTGCCCGAGATCCGCCGGCTGATCGCCGAGGAGCAGTACCTGGAGGCGCAGAACCTGGCCGACGAGCACTTCATGGGCCGCCCGACCGAGCAGATGCAGTACCAGCCCGTCGGCGATCTGGAGCTGACCTTCCCCGGGATCGACGGAGTGACCGGGTACCGGCGGGAGCTCGACCTGACCACCGCGATCACCTCGGTGAGCTACGAGGCCGGCGGCGTCCGGTACAGCCGTGAGGTCTTCGTCAGCCACCCGGCACAGATCCTGGTCATGCGGCTGACCGCGGACCAGGACGCGTCCATCTCCTTCAGCGCGACCTTCACCACCCCGCAGGCGGCCACCGTCGAGGGGTACGACGCCACCACCCTCGCGCTGAACGGGATCAGCGGGGAGGCCGAGGGGCTCAAGGGCGAGGTGAAGTTCTCGGCACTGCTCCGCGCCTTCGCCGAAGGCGGCAGCACGACCGTTGCCGACGGCAAACTCACCGTCACCGGTGCCGACGAGGTCACGCTGCTGCTCTCGATCGGTACCAGCTACCGCAACTACCTCGACGTCAGCGACGACCAGCTCGCCAAGGCGCTCGCCCCGCTGACCAAGGTGGGCCGGCCGGCGTACGGGAAGATCCGGCAGGAACACGTCGCCGACTACCGGCGGCTGTTCGGACGGCTGGACATCGACCTGGGCACGTCCGAGGCGATCGCGCTGCCGACCGACCAGCGGATCACCGCGTTCCGCAACGGCGGCGACCCGCAACTGGCCGCGCTGTACTACCAGTTCGGCCGGTACCTGCTGATCTCCAGCTCGCGCAGCCCGGGCCAGCCCGCGAACCTGCAGGGCATCTGGAGCTACAAGATGCTGCCCGAGTGGCAGTCGAAGTTCACCCTGAACATCAACGCGGAGATGAACTACTGGCCGGCCGGCCCGGCGAACCTGGCCGAGTGCTGGGACCCGATGTTCCAGATGATCGCCGAACTCGCCGAGTCCGGCGCCCGGACCGCGGAGCTGATGTACGACGCGCCGGGCTGGGTCGCCCACCACAACACCGACGGCTGGCGCGGGACGGCGCCGGTGGACTTCGCGTACTACGGGGTCTGGCCGACCGGTGGTGCGTGGCTGTCCCTGCTGTTCTGGGAGCGGTACGAGTACACCGGTGACGTGGCGATGCTGCGGCAGTTCTACCCGGTACTCCGCGGCTCGGTGGAGTTCTTCCTGGACCAGCTGCAGACCGACGCGGCGACGGGCTATCTGGTGACCAGCCCGTCGCACTCGCCGGAGCTGAAGCACCACGACTACGACAACGTCGGGGTCAGCATCTGCGCCGGGCCGACGATGGACAGCGAAATCCTGCACGACCTGTTCAAGGTGTTCGGCCAGGCGGCCGCGCTGCTCGGCGAGGACGCGGCGATGGCGACCCAGGCCGCTGCTGCCCGGGCCAAGCTGCCGCCGATCCAGATCGGCTTCCTCGGCCAGATCCAGGAGTGGCTGATCGACTGGGAGGAGGCCGCGACCGAGACCAGCCGGCACGTCTCGCACCTGTGGGCGGTCTTCCCGAGCGACCAGATCACGCCGCGCCGGACGCCGGAACTGGCCGACGCGGCCCGCAAGTCGCTCGAGCTGCGCGGCCCGGCGGTCACGGCCGGCTGGTCGCTGGCGTGGAAGCTGAACCTGCGGGCCCGGCTGCTCGAACCGGACAACGCGTACAAGCACCTGACCCAGTTGCTCGCGCCCGGGCGGACCGCGCCGAACATGTTCGACCTGCACCCGCCGTTCCAGATCGACGGCAACTTCGGCGGCGTCTCAGGCCTCACCGAGATGGTCCTGCAGAGTCACTCCGGCGAGGTCGCACTGCTGCCGTGCCTGCCGTCCGCGTTCGGGGAGGGCAGGATCAGCGGACTCCGGGCGCGGGGTGGGTTCGAGATCGAGCTCGCGTGGTCCGGCGGCAAGCTGACCGGCGCGCGGATCAAGTCCCTGCTGGGCAACCGGCTCCGCCTCCGTACCCCGCAGCGCGTCGACGTGAAGTCCACCAAGGGTCCGGTGGCCTTCGCTCGCCCGGAGGACGGTGTGGTCGAGTTCCGCACCCAGGCGGGCGTCGACTACCTGATCGAGCCGCGGGCGTGA
- a CDS encoding ABC transporter substrate-binding protein, which produces MSRSVRRSLGVVLGAAILVGAASCGGGGFEGEGSSGGSTGTVRMLVNITPNLTKGYWEELVKPFEDANPGVDVKIEAPTGQGVKDTLPQLLAAGNAPDVVETLMADKTLAPQMLELTDQAWTKDTPLAEQAALDGKVYTVGVGQQAQSLVFYNKDAFAKAGITAPPKTLDEMTAAMAKLKAAGYLPLQTAGDYVTGLQLLQLSDPSIASAHPDWYQKVAGKELTVGKTMQPLLERYQSWIKNGYVDKNALGLDDVNAQTNFLSGKSAMYIMGSWFVRTAEEAKPKFDLSVFPAPTETGQPSPGPQGVTMAAPYMVLKSTQQRDLSLKLVQYLVTDQKAVQSQLAQDGNFRKGFTEGLTPLGQEVQAILDQAPKHVAQGEGYGATTLPQGFNGEWNKAVQSLYTGKSAQDVATRIDSWMGSKS; this is translated from the coding sequence ATGTCTCGTTCAGTGCGCCGTAGTCTCGGCGTCGTTCTCGGAGCCGCGATCCTGGTGGGCGCGGCGTCGTGCGGGGGTGGAGGTTTCGAGGGCGAAGGCTCTTCCGGTGGCAGCACCGGCACCGTCCGGATGCTCGTCAACATCACGCCCAACCTGACCAAGGGCTACTGGGAGGAGCTGGTCAAGCCCTTCGAGGACGCCAACCCCGGTGTCGACGTCAAGATCGAGGCGCCGACCGGGCAGGGCGTCAAGGACACCCTCCCGCAGCTGCTCGCGGCCGGCAACGCCCCGGACGTGGTCGAGACGCTGATGGCGGACAAGACGCTCGCGCCGCAGATGCTCGAACTGACCGACCAGGCGTGGACCAAGGACACCCCGCTGGCCGAGCAGGCCGCGCTGGACGGCAAGGTCTACACGGTCGGTGTCGGGCAGCAGGCGCAGTCCCTGGTGTTCTACAACAAGGACGCGTTCGCCAAGGCGGGCATCACCGCGCCGCCGAAGACGCTGGACGAAATGACCGCGGCGATGGCCAAGCTGAAGGCCGCGGGCTACCTGCCGCTGCAGACCGCCGGCGACTACGTGACCGGGTTGCAGCTGCTGCAGCTGAGCGACCCGTCGATCGCCTCGGCGCACCCCGACTGGTACCAGAAGGTCGCCGGCAAGGAGCTGACCGTCGGCAAGACGATGCAGCCGCTGCTGGAGCGCTACCAGTCCTGGATCAAGAACGGGTACGTCGACAAGAACGCGCTCGGCCTGGACGACGTGAACGCGCAGACGAACTTCCTGTCCGGCAAGTCCGCGATGTACATCATGGGCAGCTGGTTCGTCCGGACCGCCGAGGAGGCGAAGCCGAAGTTCGACCTGAGCGTGTTCCCCGCGCCGACCGAGACCGGCCAGCCGAGCCCGGGTCCGCAGGGCGTCACGATGGCGGCGCCGTACATGGTGCTGAAGTCGACCCAGCAGCGCGACCTGTCGCTGAAGCTGGTGCAGTACCTGGTCACCGACCAGAAGGCCGTGCAGAGCCAGCTGGCCCAGGACGGCAACTTCCGCAAGGGCTTCACCGAGGGGCTGACCCCGCTCGGCCAGGAGGTCCAGGCGATCCTCGACCAGGCGCCGAAGCACGTCGCCCAGGGTGAGGGGTACGGCGCGACGACGCTGCCGCAGGGCTTCAACGGCGAGTGGAACAAGGCCGTCCAGAGTCTCTACACCGGCAAGAGCGCGCAGGACGTGGCGACCCGGATCGACAGCTGGATGGGGTCCAAGTCATGA
- a CDS encoding amidohydrolase family protein gives MIIDAHQHFWDLDRLAYPWLDADGLEPLRRSYDETGLDDLLATCGVDRTVLVQSLDSAEDTDFMLEVADRWSRVAAVVGWVPLTDPDAAAAAVAERTKDPRFVGVRHLIHDEPDEDWLLREDVGAGLEVLALSNLTFDVVAVTPRHLAHVPVIAAQHPSLRIVIDHLAKPPIAAGPWQPWADLLARAARHPNVYAKLSGLNTAAKPGWTADDLRPYVEHALRVFGPERLMFGGDWPVATLADEYERVWTETGRVLADLDEDERALVLGGTAAEFYRIPGVSA, from the coding sequence GTGATCATCGACGCCCACCAGCACTTCTGGGACCTGGACCGGCTGGCCTATCCCTGGCTGGACGCCGACGGCCTGGAGCCGTTGCGGCGCAGCTACGACGAGACCGGCCTGGACGACCTGCTCGCCACCTGCGGGGTGGACCGGACGGTGCTGGTGCAGTCGCTCGACTCGGCCGAGGACACCGACTTCATGCTCGAGGTCGCGGACCGCTGGTCCCGGGTGGCGGCCGTGGTCGGCTGGGTGCCGCTGACCGATCCGGACGCGGCCGCCGCGGCCGTGGCGGAGCGGACCAAGGATCCGCGGTTCGTCGGCGTCCGGCACCTGATCCACGACGAGCCGGACGAGGACTGGCTGCTCCGCGAGGACGTCGGGGCCGGGCTGGAGGTGCTTGCGCTGAGCAACCTCACCTTCGACGTGGTCGCCGTGACGCCACGCCACCTCGCCCATGTCCCGGTGATCGCGGCCCAGCATCCGTCGCTGCGCATCGTCATCGACCACCTGGCCAAACCGCCGATCGCGGCCGGTCCGTGGCAACCGTGGGCGGACCTGCTGGCCCGCGCGGCCCGGCATCCGAACGTGTACGCGAAACTGTCCGGCCTGAACACCGCGGCCAAGCCGGGCTGGACCGCGGACGACCTGCGTCCGTACGTCGAGCACGCGCTGCGCGTCTTCGGCCCGGAGCGGCTGATGTTCGGCGGTGACTGGCCGGTGGCCACGCTCGCCGACGAGTACGAGCGGGTCTGGACCGAGACCGGGCGGGTGCTGGCCGATCTGGACGAGGACGAACGCGCCCTGGTCCTCGGCGGGACGGCGGCCGAGTTCTACCGGATCCCAGGGGTGTCCGCCTGA
- a CDS encoding LacI family DNA-binding transcriptional regulator, which translates to MTPAATGRGGRVTISDVAALAGVDKAIVSRVVNQKAVSIRPETRERVLQAIQDLGYRRNMAARSLRTASTGAVGLFIPDFANPVYAEIITGAETAALARGYVLMVGSSAVAGHRTRDYLETLGEGRVDGLLLAGGPISQAEQETLDAQGLPWLLVNRRGRATTRHVVLDDDRAAQVAVNHLVELGHQRIAHVAGPAGADTARRRREGYRKALRAAGLEPETALVAAADYTPAGGYEATSALFASGRRPTALFVANVASAIGVLTAVCERGLSVPDDVSVVAVHDLPLAEHLVPALTTVRMPLRSLGARATELLLENDPQQPVAEVVRDPIELVIRKSTAPARRRR; encoded by the coding sequence ATGACCCCAGCGGCGACCGGTCGCGGCGGCCGGGTGACGATCAGCGACGTCGCCGCGCTGGCCGGCGTGGACAAGGCGATCGTCTCCCGGGTGGTCAACCAGAAGGCGGTGAGCATCCGGCCGGAGACCCGGGAACGGGTGCTGCAGGCGATCCAGGACCTCGGCTACCGGCGGAACATGGCGGCCCGCTCGCTGCGGACCGCGAGTACCGGTGCCGTCGGCCTGTTCATCCCCGACTTCGCCAACCCGGTCTACGCGGAGATCATCACCGGTGCCGAGACGGCCGCACTCGCCCGTGGGTACGTGCTGATGGTCGGTTCGTCGGCGGTCGCCGGGCACCGGACCCGGGACTACCTGGAGACGCTGGGGGAGGGCCGGGTCGACGGGCTGCTGCTCGCGGGTGGCCCGATCTCCCAGGCCGAGCAGGAGACGCTGGACGCGCAGGGACTGCCGTGGCTGCTGGTGAACCGGCGCGGCCGGGCGACCACGCGGCACGTGGTCCTCGACGACGACCGGGCCGCGCAGGTGGCGGTGAACCACCTGGTCGAGCTCGGCCACCAGCGGATCGCGCATGTCGCCGGACCAGCGGGCGCGGATACGGCACGCCGTCGCCGCGAGGGGTACCGGAAGGCGTTGCGGGCCGCGGGCCTGGAGCCGGAGACCGCGTTGGTGGCTGCCGCGGACTACACCCCGGCCGGTGGGTACGAGGCCACGTCCGCGTTGTTCGCGTCCGGTCGGCGGCCGACCGCGTTGTTCGTGGCGAACGTGGCCTCGGCGATCGGCGTCCTGACCGCGGTCTGCGAGCGCGGCCTGTCCGTGCCGGACGACGTGTCCGTGGTCGCGGTGCACGATCTGCCGCTGGCCGAGCACCTGGTGCCAGCGTTGACGACCGTCCGGATGCCGCTGCGGTCTCTTGGCGCCCGGGCGACGGAGCTGCTGCTGGAGAACGATCCGCAGCAGCCCGTCGCCGAGGTGGTCCGCGATCCGATCGAGCTGGTGATCAGGAAGTCGACCGCACCGGCCCGCCGTCGCCGCTGA
- a CDS encoding GntR family transcriptional regulator, producing MPDAGRPKSPLTLSAAERAALSHLAAGSATTPAMRLRSRIVLACAEGRSNKDVADALEVTAGTVGKWRRRFLRMGMAGLDDGMRSGRPRMVDRVRLGAVTAGSMADTGQGGGTGFQPVGRSATTGAQPSTNGADPEDLAWAAEVLADRRLSTREVAAAYGVSQSTVVRRRREELRHQRAGSGIALRSVQPAPPPASETELLSDRVYEAIRGWILSGELAPGMRVVESEIARVLGTSQTPAREAVRRLAHEGLVTYRPRLGNFVTEISQVEAREAREVRVLLEAAAARRATGHVPELELDLLRVEVRRMIEAAQHHDIGAFREADLRFHRQVLATSGNSMLLKVWRTLEPALWSLQVVSNAMYAGDWGLMARRHMDLVDVLASTDPEDAARLFSAHARGESSITRPATRHD from the coding sequence ATGCCCGATGCTGGACGCCCCAAGTCGCCGCTGACGCTGTCGGCGGCCGAGCGCGCCGCGCTCTCCCACCTCGCCGCCGGGTCCGCCACCACCCCGGCGATGCGGCTGCGCAGCCGGATCGTGCTCGCCTGCGCCGAGGGCCGCTCGAACAAGGACGTGGCGGACGCGCTGGAGGTCACGGCGGGCACCGTCGGCAAGTGGCGGCGGCGGTTCCTGCGGATGGGGATGGCCGGCCTCGACGACGGGATGCGCAGCGGCCGGCCGCGGATGGTGGACCGGGTCCGGCTGGGCGCCGTGACGGCCGGATCGATGGCCGATACCGGACAGGGTGGAGGCACGGGGTTCCAACCGGTCGGCCGGTCGGCGACCACCGGTGCGCAACCGTCCACGAACGGTGCGGATCCCGAAGACCTGGCCTGGGCCGCCGAGGTACTCGCCGACCGCCGGCTGTCGACGCGCGAGGTGGCCGCGGCGTACGGGGTGTCGCAGTCGACCGTGGTGCGCCGGCGCCGGGAGGAACTGCGCCACCAGCGGGCCGGGAGCGGGATCGCGCTGCGTTCCGTGCAACCCGCTCCGCCGCCCGCGAGTGAGACCGAGCTGCTGTCCGACCGGGTGTACGAGGCGATCCGCGGCTGGATACTGTCCGGCGAGCTGGCGCCGGGGATGCGCGTGGTCGAGTCCGAGATCGCCCGGGTCCTCGGGACCAGCCAGACCCCCGCGCGGGAGGCGGTCCGGCGGCTCGCGCACGAGGGGCTGGTGACGTACCGGCCGCGGCTGGGCAACTTCGTCACCGAGATCTCGCAGGTCGAGGCCCGGGAGGCGCGCGAGGTCCGGGTCCTGCTGGAGGCCGCGGCCGCGCGGCGGGCGACCGGGCATGTTCCGGAGCTGGAGCTCGACCTGCTCCGGGTCGAGGTCCGGCGGATGATCGAGGCGGCTCAGCATCACGACATCGGTGCGTTCCGCGAGGCCGATCTGCGGTTCCACCGGCAGGTGCTGGCGACCAGCGGCAACTCGATGCTGCTCAAGGTCTGGCGCACGCTCGAACCCGCGCTCTGGAGTTTGCAGGTCGTCTCCAACGCGATGTACGCGGGTGACTGGGGGCTGATGGCGCGCCGGCACATGGATCTGGTCGACGTGCTGGCCAGCACCGATCCGGAGGACGCGGCCCGCCTCTTCTCGGCCCACGCGCGTGGCGAGAGCTCCATCACCAGACCAGCGACCCGCCATGACTGA
- a CDS encoding amidohydrolase family protein: MTEPTVDAHVHVWDTSRRELPWLPVGHALRRDISLADFRVAAEGDVPEIVLVQADADPGEVFDLLDQAAADDAVLGVVGWVDLLADDVEKKLAKALSYAEDRGARLVGIRCPPADQHDPEAVTAPAYVRGVRAAADAGLAVDLLLRPAALTGAARLAALVPGARLVLDHLGNPTTADDTWVTGMKALADVPSVTVKVSGVTAHLPAGELAELLDFALDQFGSDRLMFGSDWPVCTLRSSRAETVRRTTAVLPVAAHKDVFRGTARRTYRLEVTAGR; encoded by the coding sequence ATGACTGAGCCAACGGTCGACGCGCATGTGCATGTTTGGGATACCTCGCGTCGGGAGTTGCCGTGGTTGCCGGTTGGGCATGCTTTGCGGCGGGACATCTCGCTTGCGGACTTCCGGGTGGCTGCCGAGGGCGACGTGCCGGAGATCGTGCTGGTCCAGGCGGATGCCGATCCTGGCGAGGTCTTCGACCTGCTCGACCAGGCCGCCGCCGACGACGCCGTACTGGGTGTGGTCGGCTGGGTCGACCTGCTCGCCGACGACGTCGAGAAGAAGCTCGCCAAAGCCTTGAGCTACGCCGAAGATCGCGGTGCCCGGCTGGTCGGGATCCGGTGTCCTCCGGCGGATCAGCACGATCCCGAGGCGGTCACGGCCCCCGCGTACGTGCGAGGTGTGCGCGCCGCCGCCGACGCGGGCCTCGCTGTCGACCTGCTGCTGCGGCCCGCCGCTCTGACCGGGGCGGCGCGGCTGGCTGCCCTCGTACCGGGCGCGCGCCTCGTGCTCGACCACCTCGGCAACCCCACCACCGCGGACGACACCTGGGTGACCGGGATGAAGGCGCTGGCCGACGTCCCCTCCGTGACCGTGAAGGTCTCAGGTGTCACCGCGCACCTGCCCGCCGGCGAGCTGGCGGAACTCCTCGACTTCGCGCTGGACCAGTTCGGCAGCGACCGGCTGATGTTCGGCTCCGACTGGCCCGTCTGCACGCTGCGATCCAGCCGTGCCGAGACGGTCCGCCGTACCACCGCTGTGCTGCCCGTCGCCGCGCACAAGGACGTGTTCCGCGGCACCGCCCGACGCACCTACCGGCTGGAGGTCACAGCCGGTCGCTGA
- a CDS encoding Gfo/Idh/MocA family protein yields the protein MLDLLAPIAARVGIDVPASHRRGIALVGAGAIVEVAHLPAYQGLGLDLRGVYDVKPDRARDLAAEFGIERVYSSLEELLADDAVEVVDVAVVPWAQPDVLRQVIAAGKHVLGQKPFAPDLATARELIGLADAAGVKVAVNQQLRWDEGIAAAREMVRAGWIGTPTTMSFTVDISTDWTAWDWLVRSDRLEIMYHSIHYLDAVRSILGDPRRVFATASRRGGQVATGETRTISTLVYDGDTRAVLHVNHENQGGDQRAEFRIDGTEGAIRGTLGLLYDYPHGRPDTLEVYSRVVPTDGWLAYPVTQRWIPWAFGGPMAGLLAWIADGTPAPTAAADNIRTLALVHALYGSIDDGEARVVEAG from the coding sequence ATGCTGGACCTGCTCGCACCGATCGCGGCCCGGGTCGGTATCGACGTCCCGGCGAGTCATCGCCGCGGGATCGCGCTGGTCGGGGCCGGCGCGATCGTCGAGGTCGCCCACCTCCCGGCGTACCAGGGACTCGGCCTCGACCTCCGTGGTGTGTACGACGTCAAGCCGGACCGGGCCCGCGACCTCGCGGCCGAGTTCGGGATCGAGCGGGTGTACTCCTCGTTGGAGGAGTTGCTCGCCGACGACGCGGTGGAGGTGGTCGACGTCGCCGTGGTGCCGTGGGCCCAGCCGGACGTGCTCCGTCAGGTCATTGCCGCTGGCAAGCACGTGCTCGGGCAGAAGCCGTTCGCCCCGGACCTGGCGACCGCGCGGGAGCTGATCGGCCTGGCCGACGCGGCCGGCGTCAAGGTCGCGGTGAACCAGCAACTGCGCTGGGACGAGGGCATCGCCGCGGCGCGCGAGATGGTGCGGGCGGGCTGGATCGGGACGCCGACGACGATGTCCTTCACGGTGGACATCAGCACCGACTGGACCGCGTGGGACTGGCTGGTCCGGTCCGACCGGCTCGAGATCATGTACCACTCGATCCACTACCTCGACGCGGTCCGGAGCATCCTCGGCGATCCGCGCCGCGTGTTCGCGACGGCGTCTCGGCGAGGCGGCCAGGTGGCGACGGGGGAGACCCGGACGATCTCGACCCTCGTGTACGACGGGGACACCCGGGCCGTGCTGCACGTGAACCACGAGAACCAGGGTGGGGACCAGCGGGCCGAGTTCCGGATCGACGGCACCGAGGGTGCGATCCGCGGCACGCTCGGCCTGCTGTACGACTACCCGCACGGGCGGCCCGACACGCTGGAGGTGTACAGCCGGGTGGTCCCGACCGACGGCTGGCTGGCGTACCCGGTGACACAGCGCTGGATCCCGTGGGCGTTCGGCGGACCGATGGCCGGGCTGCTCGCCTGGATCGCCGACGGGACCCCGGCGCCGACGGCGGCCGCGGACAACATTCGCACGCTCGCGCTCGTCCATGCCCTGTACGGTTCGATCGACGACGGCGAGGCACGAGTGGTGGAGGCAGGATGA
- a CDS encoding carbohydrate ABC transporter permease: MSATAAATRLRDRLTTASMVGPALLLFVVMLVVPVCLSVYLSLTDWNGYSANPALVGLRNYFDLARSEEAIRAGWVTLVIAGVGTILLSVLGLGFALLVNGASRLNSIFRVVLFYPHVLSALVVGFLWSAVLGTSGVVNGFLTTRGAEVLPFLSNPTWALATLIGVLVWAGFGVNVVLYLAGLQTISKDLLEAARIDGASPRQTFLNVTLPALAPVVTVNLVLSLVSLLKTYDLVVSLTGGGPAGSTQTAAYLILWDSFHNNALGFGSAQSVVLMLVTGGLALTVARLRSRADQGVKG; encoded by the coding sequence ATGAGTGCGACCGCAGCGGCCACTCGCCTGCGGGACCGGTTGACCACCGCGAGCATGGTCGGTCCCGCGCTGCTGCTCTTCGTCGTCATGCTCGTGGTGCCGGTCTGCCTGTCGGTCTATCTCAGCCTGACCGACTGGAACGGCTACAGCGCGAACCCGGCCCTGGTCGGACTACGGAACTACTTCGACCTGGCCCGCAGCGAAGAGGCGATTCGCGCGGGCTGGGTGACCCTGGTGATCGCCGGGGTCGGCACGATCCTGCTCAGCGTGCTCGGCCTCGGGTTCGCCCTGCTGGTGAACGGCGCGTCCCGGCTGAACTCGATCTTCCGGGTGGTGCTCTTCTACCCGCACGTGCTCAGTGCCCTGGTCGTCGGGTTCCTGTGGAGCGCGGTGCTCGGCACGTCGGGCGTGGTCAACGGCTTCCTGACCACGCGCGGCGCCGAGGTGCTGCCGTTCCTGTCCAACCCGACCTGGGCGCTGGCCACCCTGATCGGCGTCCTGGTCTGGGCCGGGTTCGGCGTCAACGTCGTGCTCTACCTGGCCGGGTTGCAGACGATCTCGAAGGACCTGCTGGAGGCGGCCCGGATCGACGGCGCCTCGCCGCGGCAGACCTTCCTCAACGTGACCCTGCCGGCCCTGGCGCCGGTGGTCACGGTGAACCTGGTGCTCTCCCTGGTCAGCCTGCTGAAGACGTACGACCTGGTCGTGTCGCTGACCGGGGGAGGCCCGGCCGGGTCGACCCAGACCGCGGCGTACCTGATCCTGTGGGACTCGTTCCACAACAACGCGCTCGGCTTCGGCTCGGCCCAGTCCGTGGTACTGATGCTGGTCACCGGTGGCCTCGCCCTCACCGTCGCGCGGCTGCGGTCCCGGGCCGACCAGGGGGTGAAGGGATGA